In one Microcoleus sp. bin38.metabat.b11b12b14.051 genomic region, the following are encoded:
- a CDS encoding M42 family metallopeptidase — protein MLEFDRLFQTIEELVMLHSPSGAESEINQRLMEKFAALGINAWIDRADNAIALIKGRNPSKSIAITAHKDEIGALVKTIGDRGRVEVRRLGGAFPWVYGEGVVDLLGDKQTISGILSFGSRHVSHESPQKAQQEDVSVKWENAWIETKCTAEELAEAGIRAGTRMVVGKHRKRPLRLKDWIASYTLDNKASVAILLALAEYLTEPAVNVYLVASAKEEVGAIGALYFTQRQPLEALIALEICPLAAEYPIDDGENPVLLVQDSYGVYDEGLNAQLRAAAASADKKVQLAVISGFGSDASIAMKFGHVARAACLAFPTQNTHGFEIAHLGAIGNCAAILKAYCEELSDD, from the coding sequence ATGTTAGAGTTCGATCGCCTATTTCAAACAATCGAAGAATTAGTCATGCTGCATTCACCCAGCGGTGCGGAGTCGGAAATTAACCAGCGGTTGATGGAAAAGTTCGCCGCCTTGGGAATCAATGCTTGGATCGATCGCGCCGACAATGCGATCGCCCTAATTAAAGGCCGCAATCCCTCCAAGTCGATCGCCATTACCGCCCACAAAGACGAAATTGGTGCCCTAGTTAAAACAATAGGCGATCGCGGGCGCGTCGAAGTCCGCAGGTTGGGCGGCGCGTTTCCTTGGGTTTACGGCGAAGGCGTCGTCGATTTGTTGGGCGACAAGCAAACAATTAGCGGCATTCTCAGCTTCGGGAGTCGCCACGTTTCCCACGAATCCCCCCAAAAAGCGCAGCAGGAAGATGTTTCTGTGAAATGGGAAAATGCTTGGATCGAAACCAAGTGTACCGCCGAGGAATTAGCCGAGGCCGGAATTCGAGCGGGCACGCGGATGGTGGTGGGAAAACACCGCAAGCGCCCACTGCGGTTGAAGGATTGGATCGCCAGCTACACCCTCGACAATAAGGCTTCAGTGGCGATTTTGCTGGCTCTGGCGGAATATTTGACAGAGCCTGCGGTGAATGTTTATCTGGTGGCGTCGGCGAAGGAAGAAGTCGGGGCGATCGGAGCTTTGTATTTTACGCAGCGCCAGCCGTTGGAGGCGCTGATTGCTTTGGAAATTTGCCCTCTGGCTGCGGAATACCCGATCGACGACGGCGAAAACCCGGTGTTGCTGGTTCAAGACAGCTACGGAGTCTACGATGAAGGATTGAACGCCCAATTGCGCGCAGCAGCAGCCTCCGCCGACAAAAAGGTGCAGTTGGCGGTGATTAGCGGTTTTGGGAGCGACGCTTCGATCGCCATGAAGTTCGGCCACGTCGCCCGCGCCGCTTGCTTGGCTTTCCCCACCCAGAACACCCACGGGTTTGAAATTGCT
- a CDS encoding FkbM family methyltransferase — protein sequence MFFPKFQQLMQRRIRAKKLGIEFNRVASFQLPDNLLVQEKRHQVNVPSEKGMDGEFIEVLLDDCYGVEQLSPSLRTIIDVGANVGLFPIVARNRFPQAVIHAYEANPNLENYLKHQSKIADFTYFMEAVGAEDGRVVLDIREVSGKTRSTVSANGDVPMVSLKRAIDRIGGSVDLAKVDCEGAEWLLFEDRDSWQLVQNLSLEYHLWSGHTHAETRQVIENLGFEVKKQIPIDKWYGLILASRTRNPQ from the coding sequence ATGTTTTTCCCTAAATTTCAGCAACTGATGCAGCGCCGAATTAGAGCCAAAAAGTTAGGAATAGAATTCAACAGAGTTGCTAGCTTTCAACTTCCCGATAATTTGCTTGTGCAAGAAAAGCGCCATCAAGTAAATGTGCCTTCCGAGAAAGGTATGGATGGAGAATTTATAGAAGTGCTTTTAGATGACTGCTACGGAGTCGAGCAGTTATCTCCATCGCTGAGGACAATTATTGATGTTGGAGCGAATGTCGGGTTATTTCCGATTGTGGCGCGAAACAGGTTTCCCCAGGCGGTGATTCACGCCTACGAAGCTAATCCCAACTTGGAAAATTACCTCAAACATCAATCAAAAATCGCCGATTTTACCTATTTTATGGAAGCTGTAGGAGCCGAAGATGGTAGAGTAGTTCTCGATATTCGGGAAGTGTCGGGAAAAACGCGATCGACTGTCAGCGCAAACGGCGACGTACCGATGGTATCGTTGAAAAGGGCGATCGATCGCATTGGCGGCAGCGTCGATTTAGCCAAAGTAGACTGCGAAGGTGCAGAATGGCTGTTATTTGAAGACCGAGATTCTTGGCAACTCGTGCAAAACCTGTCTTTAGAATATCACTTGTGGTCTGGTCACACTCACGCCGAAACCCGACAAGTTATTGAAAATTTAGGATTTGAGGTCAAAAAGCAAATACCAATAGATAAATGGTACGGCTTAATCTTAGCATCTCGCACCCGCAACCCTCAATAA
- a CDS encoding histidine kinase has protein sequence MYDLTRFTPQDMAKCSLVLRQFGRNTPSMEASSQNIVKYIYQHFCDAKTRENTCALVRLFKTHPYGELEDSLQESARRLMRGNSPTADMKCWTLLAAAGSEPHWNSRHTAVENTAIPLVSAELVAQIPAISEIIRQFGLDIHTVLGTQPEIFVNLEPGALNIFYESDAKGSLFIPEQDTLIIPHKIKSVLGFGGLLESGSLFAVLMFLKVKIRPNTAELFRHLALSVKTALSLADERIVFNPPETSENIVVNNHNIYETQLLEYQVATLIELLDLSEQEIVRQAASFQRTIEKLRREIALRKNKDQALQTSQDKFTGILNIAENSIVRVEENQGIQQLNQGEEQI, from the coding sequence ATGTACGATCTTACCCGATTTACCCCGCAAGACATGGCCAAATGCAGCTTAGTCCTGCGCCAGTTCGGTAGAAATACCCCGAGTATGGAAGCCAGCAGCCAGAATATTGTCAAGTATATTTACCAACATTTTTGCGATGCAAAAACCCGAGAAAATACCTGTGCCTTAGTGCGTTTGTTCAAAACTCATCCCTACGGGGAATTAGAAGATTCATTGCAAGAATCCGCGCGCCGCTTGATGAGAGGCAATTCTCCAACAGCAGACATGAAATGCTGGACTCTGCTAGCAGCAGCAGGCTCAGAACCGCACTGGAATTCTCGGCACACAGCAGTAGAAAATACAGCTATTCCATTAGTTAGTGCGGAATTAGTAGCTCAAATTCCGGCTATTTCTGAAATAATCCGTCAGTTTGGCTTAGACATTCATACAGTCCTCGGAACCCAGCCAGAAATCTTCGTGAATTTAGAACCGGGCGCCTTAAATATTTTTTACGAATCCGATGCCAAAGGCAGCCTGTTTATTCCAGAACAAGATACCTTAATTATCCCACACAAAATCAAGTCTGTCTTGGGATTTGGGGGACTGCTAGAGTCAGGAAGTTTGTTTGCTGTACTGATGTTTCTGAAAGTTAAAATTCGCCCAAATACCGCTGAACTGTTTAGACATTTAGCCCTGAGTGTCAAAACAGCCCTGTCCCTAGCCGACGAAAGAATTGTATTTAATCCCCCAGAAACTTCGGAAAATATTGTAGTTAACAATCACAATATTTATGAAACGCAACTTTTGGAATATCAAGTTGCCACTTTGATAGAATTACTAGACTTGTCAGAACAGGAGATAGTCAGACAAGCAGCTAGTTTTCAACGAACTATTGAGAAATTGCGGCGAGAAATTGCCCTGCGAAAAAATAAGGATCAAGCTTTGCAAACAAGTCAAGATAAATTTACAGGCATCCTGAATATTGCCGAAAATTCGATTGTTCGTGTCGAAGAAAATCAAGGAATACAGCAGTTAAATCAAGGTGAAGAACAGATTTAA
- a CDS encoding S-layer homology domain-containing protein — protein sequence MLNTIFTQRRGNSGRSPAKTSKTNKTNILATLNRGLALCLLAAVTACANSPNSKALEESLAADPKLQQNPAVLSNPSPATAVETNSSAKLPADFPTEIPLYRNAQLVEVGPPTDPPSKNARLRWETTDPVNSVQNFYQLEFGRRNWKIVSLPSADGQGSLVATRDNLRVTVSLSGIEKVGGSTKFAIDYTKDSPEIAASPEPNNSESSPSPSASPTPSNSEGSTPAPSTAPKSPKISQPDTQIPQQLRQYVADLAQLEALKVRSKSGANLETGTTLPEPNKIVTRREYARWLVAANNQIYASRQAKQIRLAVDSSEPAFSDIPKTDPDFAAIQGLAEAGLIPSSLSAETKDLKFRPDAPLTRETMVLWKVPLDTRQVLPTANIEGVKEKWGFQDASKIDSQASRAILADFNNGDLANIRRVFGFTTLFQPKKSVTRAEAAASLWYFGIQDQGLSAKDALQAKSQPTQ from the coding sequence ATGCTGAATACTATATTTACTCAACGGCGAGGCAACTCAGGGCGATCGCCAGCTAAAACCAGTAAAACCAATAAAACCAATATACTCGCTACCCTAAATAGAGGGCTTGCCCTGTGTCTGCTGGCTGCTGTCACAGCTTGCGCCAACAGCCCCAACAGCAAGGCACTCGAAGAATCCCTAGCAGCAGATCCAAAATTACAACAAAATCCGGCGGTTTTGTCCAATCCATCGCCAGCGACAGCAGTTGAAACCAACTCCAGCGCCAAACTTCCTGCCGATTTTCCGACAGAAATTCCACTATATCGTAATGCTCAGTTAGTCGAAGTGGGCCCGCCAACCGATCCGCCGTCAAAAAACGCGCGACTGCGCTGGGAAACCACAGATCCGGTGAATTCGGTTCAGAACTTTTATCAGTTAGAATTTGGGCGGCGCAACTGGAAAATAGTCAGCCTCCCAAGCGCCGACGGACAAGGTTCCTTAGTCGCCACCCGAGATAATTTGCGGGTAACAGTGTCGCTTTCTGGGATTGAGAAAGTAGGAGGTTCTACAAAATTTGCGATCGACTACACCAAAGACAGCCCAGAAATTGCCGCCAGCCCCGAACCGAACAATTCCGAGTCTAGCCCATCCCCAAGCGCTTCACCAACTCCCTCAAATTCAGAGGGAAGCACACCCGCGCCATCGACTGCGCCAAAATCACCAAAAATTAGCCAACCAGACACCCAAATCCCTCAACAGTTGCGGCAGTACGTAGCAGATTTGGCTCAGTTAGAAGCGCTAAAAGTGCGATCTAAAAGCGGTGCTAATTTAGAAACAGGCACCACCTTACCCGAACCCAACAAAATTGTTACCCGCCGCGAATACGCCCGCTGGTTAGTAGCAGCAAACAATCAGATATATGCCAGCCGTCAAGCAAAACAAATTAGATTAGCAGTAGACTCTAGCGAACCTGCATTTTCTGACATACCCAAAACCGACCCAGATTTTGCAGCAATTCAAGGTTTAGCAGAAGCCGGCTTAATTCCGAGTTCGCTTTCAGCAGAAACGAAAGATCTGAAATTTCGTCCCGATGCGCCTTTAACACGCGAAACAATGGTTCTCTGGAAAGTACCATTAGATACTCGTCAAGTTTTACCCACCGCCAACATTGAAGGAGTCAAAGAAAAATGGGGTTTTCAAGATGCTTCTAAGATTGATTCCCAGGCCTCGCGGGCAATTTTAGCGGATTTTAACAATGGAGATTTGGCAAATATTCGCCGGGTTTTTGGTTTTACTACTCTGTTTCAGCCCAAAAAATCCGTGACTCGCGCCGAAGCTGCTGCTAGTTTGTGGTATTTTGGCATTCAAGATCAGGGATTGTCGGCGAAAGATGCCCTGCAAGCAAAGTCTCAACCTACTCAGTAG